One genomic window of Candidatus Pseudobacter hemicellulosilyticus includes the following:
- a CDS encoding zinc metallopeptidase has protein sequence MTPSIMFVSLLFLGISMLVSWVLKSKFKTYSKVPLASHLTGQEVAQKMLRDNGIYDVKVVSVDGFLSDHYNPATKTVNLSPDVFSGYSVAAAAVAAHECGHAVQHATSYRWLNMRSKLVPVVQFSSGIVQWILLAGIIMVNAFPQLLLGGIVLFGLTTLFSVVTLPVEFDASRRALAWLGHSNVTSPTEYPKAKDALKWAAMTYLVAALASIATLVQYIFIFMGASRSRD, from the coding sequence ATGACACCATCGATCATGTTTGTTTCTTTGCTGTTTTTGGGGATCAGTATGCTGGTTTCCTGGGTACTGAAAAGTAAATTCAAGACCTATAGCAAAGTACCGCTGGCCTCGCATCTGACCGGTCAGGAAGTGGCCCAAAAAATGCTTCGGGATAATGGCATATATGATGTAAAAGTTGTATCTGTTGACGGTTTTTTAAGTGATCACTACAATCCGGCCACTAAAACCGTGAATCTCAGCCCGGATGTGTTCAGCGGCTATTCCGTAGCGGCTGCGGCGGTGGCGGCCCATGAGTGCGGGCACGCAGTACAGCATGCCACCTCCTATCGCTGGCTGAATATGCGGAGTAAGCTGGTGCCCGTGGTACAGTTCAGCTCCGGCATTGTGCAATGGATCCTGCTGGCAGGTATTATAATGGTAAACGCCTTCCCCCAATTATTGCTGGGTGGGATTGTACTTTTTGGTCTAACTACTTTATTTTCAGTGGTTACGCTGCCGGTTGAGTTTGACGCCAGCCGTAGGGCGCTGGCCTGGCTGGGCCATTCCAATGTAACCAGCCCTACTGAATATCCCAAAGCTAAGGATGCCCTGAAATGGGCGGCCATGACCTACCTGGTAGCGGCCCTGGCTTCAATAGCCACTTTGGTACAGTATATATTTATATTTATGGGCGCCTCCCGGAGCAGGGATTAA